AGTGGCCAGCACCTCACCCGAGCGGTTCCTGAAGATAGCGTCCGACGGCGGGATGCGCGCTGAACCGATCAAGGGCACCCGGCGCCGGGCCGCCGACCCGGAGGAGGACGGCAGGCTGCGCACGGACCTGGCCACCTCCCTGAAGGACAGGGCCGAGAACATCATGATCGTGGACCTGCTGCGTAACGACCTCAGCCACTTCGCCGAACCCGGCTCCGTTACGGTCAGCCGGCTTTGCGCGATCGAAAGCTACGCCACCGTGCACCAGATGGTCAGCACCATTGACGCGCAGCTCCTCCCGGGGGCACCACGGGCAGAGGCGGTGGCAGCCTGTTTCCCGGCGGGCTCCATGACCGGGGCCCCCAAGATCAGCACCATGGCCATCCTGGACCGGCTGGAGGCGGGGCCGCGGGGGCTCTATTCCGGCGCCGTCGGCTACTTTTCGCTCAACGGGGCGGCCGACCTCGCCGTCGCCATCCGGACGCTGGTGCTCAACACGGAGGGGGACGGGACCGTGGAACTCTCTCTCGGCGTCGGCGGCGCCATTACCTCGGACTCCGTTCCTGACGAGGAATATGAAGAGATTCGCACCAAGGCCTACGGTGTGCTCTCAACCCTGGGCACAACCTTCCCCGAAGCCTGACACAGGGACCGCCCCGCCCCTGCCACGCGGCCTCCATCGTGCCTTCCATCCACACTGCGGACGCCGGTTTAGGAAGTCGGCACCGGGGGTAGGGCCTCAGAGCGTCAGCTGAACCGCTCAAGCCATGCGGCGGGCTCCAAGGCGCTTCAACGAGTTAGGTTTGCCGCGTGACGGACTCCTCCCATCCCCGCACCACCAGCAAGCAGGCACCGCGCAGCTTCAAATATGTCCTCATGCTGGGCGCCCTGGCCGCGCTTCCGGCACTCACCACGGACATGTACCTGCCCTCGCTGCCCGCCGTGGAAGCCGATCTTCACACCACCCAGACCGCGGCCCAGCTGACATTGTCCGGAACCCTGGTCGGGGCAGGGTTCGGCCAGCTGGTGATCGGCCCGTTCTCGGACCGGTTCGGGCGGCGGCTTCCGCTCATCATCGGCATTACCCTGCACGTGGCCATCTCGCTGCTGTGCTCCATGACCCCAAACATCGAAACGCTGACGGGGCTGCGGGTGCTGCAGGGCTTCTTCAATGCGGCCGCCGCGGTGGTGGCACTCGCCGTGATCCGTGACCGCTTTGTTGGCTCGGCTGCCGCCCAGCTGCTCTCCCGGTTGATGCTGGTGATCGGCGTGGCGCCGCTCCTTGCCCCCACCGTGGGGCAGGCCATCGCCGGGGCCTGGAACTGGCGTGCCGTCTTCTACGCGCTGGCACTCATCGGGGTGGTCCTGGTGGCAATCGTCCTGAAGTTCATGCCGGAGACGCTGCCGGAGGACCGGCGCAGTCCCGGCCACCCCAAGCACGTTGCCAGGGCCTACTGGGCGCTGCTGCGGGACAGGCACTTCATGGCGCTGGCCGTCATTCCCGGGCTGGGGCTGGCCCTGATCATGAGCTATGTGGTGGGGTCGCCCTTCGTCTTCCAAAACGAGTACGGCCTCACCGCCCAGCAGTTTGCCCTCGTCTTCGCACTCAACGGCGCCGCGCTTGTCCTGTCGGCCCAGCTCAACGCCGCCTTGGTCAAGAAATTCCCGCCGGTACGCCTCCTGCGCACCGCACTGCTGGTCCAGCTGGTCCTGGCCCTGCTGCTGCTCGTGGTGGTGGCAACGGGTGCCGGCGGAGCATTCGGGGCAGTCGCAGGCCTCTGGCTGGTGCTGTCGATGCAGGGCATGGTCCCGGCGAACGCCTCAGTCCTGGCACTGCACAATTACGGCCACATGGCGGGAACCGCGGCAGCGGTGATCGGCGCCCTTCAGTCCGGGGTGGCCGGACTCGTCAGCCCACTGGTGGGGGTCCTGGGCGGGAATTCGCTGTCGATGGTCATCGTCATGATCGGCAGCTGCGCCCTGGCGGTGACGGTGCTAGCCGTGGGAACGCCCGCCTACCGGAAGGGCGGCTGGGCGGAACATGCAGGGCGCGACGACGGCCAGCGGGTAAGTGCCGACGACTAGGGGTTGCGGCAGTTAGTGCACGTACCTCTATTGGACGGTGGCTATTGCACGGTGGCCGTCAGCCGGGCCACATTGTCCACGTAGCGCGCAGCGAGCGGGCGGTTGAGCCAGTCCGCCAGCTTGAGCTCATGGGATATGTCCCGGTAGGTGTCCTCCACCGCGCGCATCTTGTTCACGATGTCCTCGCCCAGGAGCATCACGGACACCTCAAGGTTCAGTGAGAAGGACCGCATGTCCATGTTGCTGGAGCCCAGGACGGCCACTTCGTCGTCAATGGTGAAGTGCTTTGCGTGCAGCACGAACGGGGCCTTGTACAGGTAGATGCGCACGCCGGCTTCCAGGAGGGCCTCGTAATAGGACCGCTGGGCGTGGTGGACCAGGAACTGGTCGCCCTTTTCGGACACGAACAGCTCCACGTCAACGCCCCGCTGGGCCGCCGTGGTGATGGCGTACAGCAGGGAATCGTCCGGAACGAAGTAGGGGCTGCAGATGGAGATCCGGTGCTGCGCCGAGTAAATGAGGGTGTTGAACAGCCGCAGGTTGTTTTCGGTGATGAACCCCGGGCCGCTGGGCACCACCTGGGCCGTGATGCCACCGGGATGCGGATCCGAGGGAAGCTGCAGCTGGTGTTCCAGTGATTCGTCGGTTTCGCTCAGCCAGTCCGTGGCAAACACGACGTTCAGGGTGGTGACGATGGGTCCGCGCAGGCATGCCATCAGCTCCACCCATTCGCGGCCTGCCTTGCGGTGGCGGGGGTTGTTGTAGGAGGGCTCGATCAGGTTCTGCGACCCCGTGAATGCAATTTCACCGTCCACCACCATGATCTTGCGGTGGTTGCGGAGGTCCGGGCGGCGCCACTGACCGTGGATGGGCAGGAGGGGCAGCATCCGCTTCCACTGGATCTTGCCCGCCTTGAGCCGCTTGAGCAGCTTCCTGTACCCCTGGATGCGCAGCGTGCCGATGTGGTCGAACAGGATGCGCACTTCGACGCCGCGCTCGGCCGCTTCCTCCAGGGCGGTGAGGAGATCGTTGGTGACGTGGTCCGAGCTCATGATGTAGAACTCGGCATTGACGAACTTCTTCGCCTTCCGCACAGCCTTCGTCATTTCCAGGATGGAGTCCGGGTAACCGGGAATGAGGTCCACCGTGTTGCCGTCCACCATGGGCAGCGACCCCAGGGTGCGGTTGAGCTCAGAGGCGGACTTGACCCACTCCGGGCCGGGGTAGTCGCTTTCTACATCCGACAGCGCCGTGATGCCTGCCTGTACCCGGTCGTTGACCAGCTGCTGCTGCGCGCGCCGCCGGCGGGACAGCTGGAAATTGCCGAACAGTAGGAACAGGACGATGCCGACGAAAGGAATGAAGAAAATCCCCAGCAGCCAGGCCATGGCCGTGGTGGGGCGCCTGTTGCCGGGAATGATGCCCAGGGCCAGGACCCTGATGGCCAGGTCGGCAAAGCCCAGGAGGACCACCACCCACGTGGGCGCGGTGCCGGCAAGCGAAAAAGGCCACAACACGTCTATAACTCCCGGGAAATTGGGCTCCGGAGGACTGCTTCCGGCCGGGGCGCTCTGCCCAGCTTATCCGCGGTGCCGCACTAAGCTGGTGCCATGACCTCTCCAGCCCCAGTGGTTCTCCTTTTCCTCGATCCCGCATTTCCTGACGGCAGGGCGGCCGACGCGTCCCAACCCCAGTTGCTGGTCACGGATCTTGGGGTTACAAGGGGCGACGGCGTCTTCGAAACCATGCTGGCGGTGGGCGGGTCGGTGCGGAAAATGCAGGCCCACCTGGACCGGCTGGCAGGCTCCGCCGCAGCCCTGGACCTGGACATCCCGGACCAGGACGCGTGGCGGCGTGCCATTGCCGCTGCCGTGGCCCGGCACCGGTCAGAGAACCCGCCGGCAGACCCTGCCGCCGATGAACTGGTGGTCAAGCTGGTGGTGACCCGCGGCGTGGAGGGCGCCCCCGCTCCCACGGCCTGGGTGCAGGCATCGCCCGCCGGGGCAGCCGGCCGCCGGCAGCGCGAAACGGGCATCGACGTCATCCTCCTTGACCGCGGCTACGACAGCGACGTGGCCGAACGGGCACCCTGGCTGCTCCTGGGCGCCAAGACTCTTTCCTACGCCGTCAACATGGCAGCGCTCCGCTATGCGCACAAGCAGGGCGCGGACGACGTCATCTTCCTGTCCTCCGACGGCCGCGTCCTGGAGGGCCCCACGTCCACGGTCCTGCTGGCGCATGCGGGAAAGTCCGACGACGGCACGCCGGTGAAGCGCCTCATCACACCCCAGCTGGACAGCGGCATCCTCCCTGGAACCTCCCAGGGCGCCCTTTTCGCTGCCGCGAAGGCGGCGGGCTGGGAGCTGGGCTACGGCCCGCTGGAACCGCAGGACCTCCTGGACGCGGATGCGGTCTGGCTGATCTCCAGCGTCCGCCTGCTTGCTCCCGTGAACACGATCGACGGAAAGCAGATCGGCAGCCCCTCCCTCCAGAAGGAGCTGACTGCAGAGTTGAGCGGGCTCTTCGCGGGCATCCAGTAGGCCCCTGCAACAGGCGCTTAATCCCTTTTCCCGCTCCCGGTTCACCCGTAAGGTGTGGACCATGGACTCGCGAAACCTGCCGATCGAAAACCTGTCCTTCGACGACTGCTGGGAACTGCTCGACAATGACACGGTGGGCCGTCTGGCCATCGTGGTGGACGAGCATCCGGAAATCTTCCCTGTGAACTATGTCGTGCACCTGCGCAGCATCGTCTTCCGCACGGCTCCTGGGTCAAAGCTCTGGGGCGCCAGGATGGAACGGCCGGCCGCGCTGGAAATCGACGGCTACGACTCCTCCACTGAACGGGCCTGGAGCGTGGTGGTCCGGGGCGACACGGAAATCATTGAGGACCAGGCCGTCAGGGATGCAGTGGACGGCCTTGGCCTGGAGCCGTGGCAGCCCGGCGAGAAGGCCAACTATGTCAGGCTGGGAGCTAAGGCGTTGACAGGGCGTAGGTTCCAGGTGAACCGGCCGGACGTCTGGAACACCCGGGTCCAGGACCGGCGCCGCGCCTCGTTCGAGTAGCAGGCGCCTGCGTCAGGCGCCGGAACGGGCCGCCTGCCGTGAAAGCTGTGCCTCCAGCCCGGAGAGCAGGATGGTGAGTCCCTGATCAAGCTCCGCGGCGCCGTCGTATTCCGCCAGGGCCGGAGCCAGGGCACGCAGCCTGGGAAACTCCTTGGCAGGCAGGCGGTGGAGCCCCAGCCGCAGCAGCACCTCGTTTTCTTCCGGGTCCACCACGTACTCCTGCAGCTCGTTGAGGATGTGCCCGTAGAGGAAGCCGTAGTAGGCGCGGTAGACGTGGAGCGCATCGGCCGGCTTGAATCCTGCCGCCACCAGCAGGGACAGGATTTGCTCCAGCGGCCGCAGCGTGCCCAGCGGCCGCAGGCCCAGCGGAGTGGACAGGGGCCGCGTCACCAGCAAGGGCACAACGTTGGGGTGCTCAAGTGCCAGGCCGCGCAGCTCGTGGGCAAGGACCCGCAGCTGCGCTTTCCAGTCCGGGTCCCCGGCATCGATTGAGAGCTGGTCGAGGACAAGCTCTGCCACGCCGTCGAGCAGGGCGGCGCGGTTTTCGGCATACCGGTACAGGCTCATGGGATCCCTGCCGAGTTCCTGCCCCAGCCGCCGCATGCTCAGCGCTTCCAGGCCTTCGGCGTCAACCAGTTCCAGGGCTTTGGCCAGCACGATGTCCCTGCTGAGCCTCGTTTTGGGCGAGCCGGGCCCGGAAGTATCGGCGGAAGCCATCGAAAAATCCTCACTGCCGGCCGTGGTCCTGATAGGCGCCGGGCCGGTTGCCTCATATTTGGTCTACAGGTAAAGTCTACAGTGTAGACGTCGTGGTGAGAGCACATGCGCTCCCCGAAAGTCGAGGGGAACGCCTACAAAATCCTTTGCCATCTTGTGCAGGGCATCGAGATTCGCCGCTGTAGCCTACCGGCGGCACCAGGCACCGAGCGAAGGGACGCCGTCATGGCCAATTCGCAGTTCGATCTTTTCTTGAACGAAGCCACCTATTCCGACCACGCTTCCGGCTTCACCCTGGACCGGGACCGGCTCTATGGGTTGTACACCAGCTGGTGCATGATCAATCAGCAGCCGCTCGGCAGCGAATCCACTTTCTGGTCAGCCATGAAGCACAGGATCAACCCCGGCCACAACGGACTCCGCATGAAGGGCCCAGCCGCCGCAGACTATATCCTCGCCAGCTATCCGGGGCTTGTCTAGCTTCCCCGGGCCGCCTTGGGGCAACCCGCGGGCGCACGAACACATGCTGTGGCACTCCGGTGCCACGGCATTTTTCATGTCCGGCTCAGGTGGGGATGATCCGGAAGAGGAACCTGGTGCGCACCATCACCCACAGCAGTCCCAGGACCACGGCATAGGCCGCGGTGTTGAGGAAAATGCTCTGTTGCTGCAGCGCCGGAATGTTGGCTACGACGGCGATCAGCAGCACGTGCATGATGAACACGTAGAGCGTGGCCCGGCCCAGTGGAATCAGGAACCAGCCCAGGGCCCGCTGCACCGGCTTCCAGTAGGCGCTGAGGAATGCGTAGGCCGCTACCACCAAAACCATGACATTGAGCAGGCGGCCGGGAGCCAGGTACGTGCGGCCAAAGAGGGCGTCGTACATGCCGCGGTATGCCGCGTCCGGCATGAGCGCCAGGCGGACGTCGTAGTTGTTGGCCAGGTAGGGGTTGCCCCAGGACAGGAAGGCCAGCGCAAACGCCGCGGCGGTGCAGGCAACCACCACCCAGATGTGCCTGGACAGCCAGGAAATGATGGCACGGCGGTGATAACCGGCAACCAGCCCCAGCACGAACAGCACCTGCCACACCAGCAGGGGGAACGAATCCTCGAACTGCGACGGCAGGACGCGGAACCTGGTCACCGTACCCACCGCGTACACGGCGAGGGTCGCCGCCAGCACCCAAACGGCCTTTCCACGGTTCAGCGCCGCCAGGATGAGCGGGCTGATCAGCAGAAGCACCACGTAGAGGCCCATGACGTTGAACTGCCACGGCCCGAACTGCAGCAGGATGATGGCCGGCAGCACCTGGGGCGGCACGGGGAACTGGAACAGCGAGGACATGCCCGCGTAGAGGTCGTAAGTCCTGCCGGCACCGTTGTGCCCGGCGCCGCCGGTTCCCTGGTCCACAAAGGTGGTCAGCGCCTCGGTGTGGAAGAACGGGAGCAGGGACAACAGGAAGACGCCGATCAGCACGGCGAGCGCCGTCAGGTAGAGCTTGCCGGCCCGGCGTGAGGTGAGGTCCACAACCCGTCCGATGTCCTCCTTGGCTTTGGGCCCGTACACCATGCCCACCACCAGTCCGGAGAAGAGGACAAACAGCTCTGCGCCTGACACGAAGCCCACTGCCTCCTGCGTGAGCAACTGGAACAGCGAGGCCATGCCCAGGTGGTTGACCACCACAAAGACGATGGCCATGCCGCGCAACAAGTCTACGCGCGAGTCCCTGGTGGAAGGATCCTGGTAGCTCCAGGCCGTGGCTGCATTGATCCTGCGCGGAACCTGCCACAGGGCCACCAGAAGGATGAGCATGGCAGCGGCAACAGTCCAGGCAGCAGGCCCGGAAAGTGTGTTGGCGCGGACATAAGTGCCGGTGGATGCCTGATCGGTCACAGGGCCGGTGACCATCGGCGAGGCTTTCAGCCGATCCGCCGCCGCTTTGGCAATCTCCGGGCTTCCGGTGAGCAGCCAGCTGATGCTCGCCACCCCGGTGTCCCTGGTGCTGGTGCGCTCATCCCACACGACGGCGGCCGTGCGGCCGAATCCCGGGGAGGTGGCAGTTCCCACCACCTGGTCCCACCAGCCGGTTTTGATGTCGGCTTCGGGTGCGCCGCCCGTTGAAGGGCTGTAGAAGGCCGACGTCTGGAGCAGGAAGGGTTTCCGGCGCCCCTCTGAATAGGTGCCGTAGAAGTTTTCGCCCCCGGAGGCTGTCAGCATCTCCTGGAGTTCACCGGCCCGGGGCACGGTGTTGACGGCGGCTCCGCCGGCCGTGTCGTCGTGGTAGGCGGCAAGACCCACCCAGTCCACGGCGTCGTCGCCCGGGTAATACGGTGCGTAGGCGTTATCGCTCCCGTTCCAGGCCCCGTCCCCGTTCGTGTCCAGCAAAGCGAACCCGTCGCTTCCCGGCTGCGGCGCGTTCCGGCTCCGGTCAAAGGGGTAGTCCTTGCCCAGGTAAGGTGACCACACCATGGCGACCCGGCCGCCGTCGTCCTTCTTGAATGCCTTGGACACTGCTTGGAAGGCCTGGCGGTACGCGGCGGGCTGCTGGCCCCAGCCCACCCAGCTGGTGTTCATGTCAGGGGCAAACCGGATCAGCAGCTGCCCCTTGAACCCGGAGGTGAGGCCGTGCACCTGCTGTGCGAAGGCTTCGGCCTCGCTGGTGCCGAGCTGGTCCAGCGGCACCGACGGCTTCACCGTGAGCAGGGCGTGGGAGCCTTTGGCTGCGGCCTGCTGCAGGAAGCCGTCGATGTCATTCCGTTCCGAGTCACGGAATGGAATGGTGATGTCGTGTCCGAAGACAGCGGGGCTGGCACCCAGCCGGTCGCTGAAGCCTGCGGCGGTATCCTCGCCCCACTCAAGGACGGCACCCAACCACGGCTTTCCGTTGTCAGGTGCAGTCTGGGCCGCCTGCGCCGGACCTGCCGGCGCCAGAACGGCCAGGAAGGCGATGACGATGGTTGCCAGATAGGCGACGGCAGAACGCGGACGGTTCCGCCAGATGGCGTGGTGGTGCGATGTCACTGCCCGCATGTTGCAAGGACCCCCCGGTACTCATTGCTCTGCTGCCCGTTGCTTAGGCGACGGGGCGGTGCCCCCGGTAAGACTTTATCGGGCGGCGGGCCTTCGCGTGTCGCCTGGGCGTCCGGCGAATTACGGAACATGACGACGGCGGCCGTGCGGCTCGGGAGCGCAGGTGTTACGTTTTTGGGGAGTAATGAGTACCGGCGCCAAGCCCTGACTGGCCGGTCGGCAACCCTCCCTTTCGCGGCGGGGTGCCTCAGGTGAATACTCGGCATATCGACCCATTCGAGCTGCAAGCGTGAAAGAAGGAGATCCGTCGTGTCTGACGCACCCGCCCCTGACGAAAGACTGTCCTACCGCCTGATTACCGGCGCGGACACCCGTGAGTTCTGCGAGCGGATCTCCGCTGCACTCGCCGACGGGTACGTGCTGCACGGCAGCCCTGCGGCAACCTTCAACGGCACCACCGTCATCGTGGCGCAGGCCATCGTCCTTCCGGCCGCCATCGCCTCGGCGGATGCCGCCGTGGCCACTGCCGTGGACGAGCTCGAGGGCGAGTTCGACGGCGAGGGCCACGCATGAGCTACGCCGGAGACCTGACGCCGCAGGAAGCCTGGGCCAAGCTGGAGCAGGGCGCCGTCCTGGTGGATGTCCGCACCGAGGGCGAATGGGCCCACATCGGCATCCCCGACACCAAGGCCACAGACAACGACCCCCTGTTCATCCAGTGGACCTTCCCCGGCGGCATCCCCAACCCGGACTTCATCAAGGACCTGACGAACCAGGCACCGGAGGATCCCCAGGCGGAACTGGTGTTCCTGTGCCGCTCCGGCAAGCGCTCCATCGCCGCGGCCACCGCCGCCACCCAGGCGGGTTTCACCGCCTACAGCGTCCTCGAGGGCTTCGAAGGCGATCCCGACCGCTTCGGCGAGCGGACCGTCAATGGCTGGAAAAACCGCGGCCTGCCCACCAACCTCGGAAAGAACTAAGTGAGCTTCAACCAAGACGCCCCCGGCTGGAACCCCGACACCCAGGCAGTCCGCGGCGGGCTGGACCGCAGCAACTTCCAGGAAACGTCGGAGGCCATCTTCCTCAACTCCGGCTTCGTCTACGAATCCGCGGCCGCTGCTGAACGCGCCTTCACCGGCGAGGATGAGCGCTTCGTCTACTCCCGCTATGGCAACCCGTCCGTGGCCACCTTCCAGGAACGGCTCCGGCTGCTCGAAGGCACTGAAGCATGCTTCGCGACGGCGTCGGGCATGTCCGCGGTGTTCACGGCCCTGGGTGCCCTGCTGGCAGCCGGCGACCGGGTAGTGGCCGCACGCTCGCTGTTCGGTTCCTGCTTCGTAGTCCTGAACGAGATCCTGCCCCGATGGGGTGTGGAGACGGTGTTCGTCGACGGGCCGGACCTGGACCAGTGGCGCGAAGCGCTCTCCAAGCCCACCACGGCTGTCTTCTTCGAATCCCCGTCCAACCCCATGCAGGAAATCGTGGACATCGCCGCTGTCAGCGAACTGGCGCACGCCGCCGGGGCCACCGTGGTGGCGGACAACGTCTTCGCCACTCCCCTACTGCAGCGCTGCGGGGACCTCGGCGCCGACGTCATCGTCTACTCGGGCACCAAGCACATCGACGGCCAGGGCCGGGTGATGGGCGGTGCCATCCTGGGCACCAAGGAGTTCATCGAGGGACCCGTGAAGCAGCTGATGCGACACACCGGCCCCGCGCTGTCCCCATTCAATGCCTGGGTCCTGACCAAGGGCCTGGAAACCATGGGCCTCCGCGTCAACCACTCCTCCGCCACCGCCCTCCGGCTGGCCGAGTGGCTGGAGGAGCAACCGGCCGTGAGCTGGGTGAAGTATCCGCTGCTGAAGTCGCACCCGCAGTACGGGCTGGCGGCGAAGCAGATGAGCGCGGGCGGGACCGTCCTGACGCTGGAGCTTGCTCCTTCGGGTGGGCGCTCCGGTAAGGAGGCCGCCTTCGCCCTGCTGGACGGGCTGCGGATCATCGACATCTCCAACAACCTGGGCGATTCCAAGTCCCTGATCACCCATCCCGCCACCACCACCCACCGCGCCATGGGACCGGAGGGACGGGCTGCCATTGGGCTCAGCGACGGCGTGGTCCGTCTCTCCGTGGGGCTTGAGGACCCGGACGACCTCATCCGCGACCTGGAACAGGCTCTGAAGCAGATCTAGGTTTTCGACGCGCTTTCCCGTTTTCGCGGCGCAGATTCCCGGTCGCGGCCCAAATGCGGGCCGCGAAAGGGAATAAGCGCGTCGAAAAGGAAGCTGCGCGTCGCGATGCGCCAGGCGGCCGGTCAGGATTGGCGGACCCGCAGCAGCTCGGGAGTGGCCGCCACTTCGGAGAGATCAAGCGCTCCGCGCATGGTCACGTTCACGGCCTGCCTCACCACGGCCCCGAACCCCATGTCCCCGGGCGGCGGACCGGCCAGGGCATTGTCACGGGCGCGGCGTTGTTCGGCTGCCCCCGTCCCGCGGGCGATGATGTCCTCTACACCCTGCCGGGCAAGGGCCAGCTCGCCCTGTTCCTGCAGGACGGGAGCCAGGTAGTCCACCAGTGAACGGGCCACGTCCGCAGCGGGGGCAGGACGGAAGTTGCCGAAATCCAGGAGTTCGCCGCTGAGCCCTTCACTGCTGGCCTGCCAGGAAGCCATCCGCAAAAGAACCGTGGGAACGGGTGCAGGATCAACGTCCTCGCGCCACTCCCTGCTTGCTGATTCCACCAGCGCCCGGACCAGGACCGCAATGAGGGCCGCGTCCTCGGCCCGGAGGCAGACGTCCGCCACCCGTACCTCGACGGTGGGATGGTTGCGGGACAAGCGGGCGTCGAAGTAGACCATGCCCTCATCGAGCATGACGCCGGTTTCCAGCAGCCGGGCCACCACCCGCCGGTAGGTGGGGTACGTTCCGTAAATGCCTGCCGGTCCGGCCGTCGGCCACCGGTTCCATGCCTGGGTCCGGTAGCTTTCGAACCCCGTGGGTACGCCGTTCCAGAACGGCGAGTTGGCGCTCAGTGCCGTCAGCACGGCCAGCTTGTCGCGGATGCGGTCCAGGACGGCCACGCCTTCTTCCGGCGATTCGATGTAGGTGTGGACGTGGAAGCCGCAGGTCAGCTGCTCCTGCGCAGTGAGGCCAAAGCGTTCCAGCATCCTTGCGTAGCGCGGGTCCGGCGTTGTGTGGCTGGGAGATGCCACCGGCGACGTGGCGAGGGCCGCCACCCTTGCACCATGCTTCCGGGCCGCCTGGTCCGCCAGGGCACGGCCCGCGCGGATCTGTTCCAAGAGGCTGCCATAGTCCACGCAAGGCCGGGTCTGCGTCTCGATCTGCTCAAGCTTCAGCTCGGCACTCAGGCCCATCTCGTCGTCGTAATCCCTGTGGGTCCCGGCGTGATGGGCGTCAGGATCGACGGGGAGATCGTCCGCCGCAACGCGATGGCTGGCAAGGAGGGCGTCAGCCAGCGCAAGCGGTTCTCCGGACTCCGGATCAACGATCAGGAGTTCTTCCTCTACGCCGAACGTACGCATACGAACATTCTGCGGCAGCGCCGGGGCATTGGAACTGTCAGACGCGGTTCATGACGAACCGTGAAAGCCTAGTCCTGGAAGTACTCCACCTTGGCGCCGATGGTGTTCAGCCGCTCCGCCAGGTCCTCGTAGCCGCGCTCGATCACATAGATGTTCCGCAGTTCGGAGACGCCGCGGGCAGCCAGCATCGCCAGCAGCAAGCAGGCGGCCGGGCGGAGTGCGGGCGGGCAGCCCACCTCGGCGGCGCGCCATTTGGTGGGCCCGTTGACGTAGATCCGGTGCGGGTCCAGGAGCTGCACCTGCGCACCGAGCCGGTTCAGCTCCGTCAGGTAGA
This window of the Pseudarthrobacter defluvii genome carries:
- a CDS encoding glutamate--cysteine ligase 2 — protein: MRTFGVEEELLIVDPESGEPLALADALLASHRVAADDLPVDPDAHHAGTHRDYDDEMGLSAELKLEQIETQTRPCVDYGSLLEQIRAGRALADQAARKHGARVAALATSPVASPSHTTPDPRYARMLERFGLTAQEQLTCGFHVHTYIESPEEGVAVLDRIRDKLAVLTALSANSPFWNGVPTGFESYRTQAWNRWPTAGPAGIYGTYPTYRRVVARLLETGVMLDEGMVYFDARLSRNHPTVEVRVADVCLRAEDAALIAVLVRALVESASREWREDVDPAPVPTVLLRMASWQASSEGLSGELLDFGNFRPAPAADVARSLVDYLAPVLQEQGELALARQGVEDIIARGTGAAEQRRARDNALAGPPPGDMGFGAVVRQAVNVTMRGALDLSEVAATPELLRVRQS
- a CDS encoding O-succinylhomoserine sulfhydrylase, giving the protein MSFNQDAPGWNPDTQAVRGGLDRSNFQETSEAIFLNSGFVYESAAAAERAFTGEDERFVYSRYGNPSVATFQERLRLLEGTEACFATASGMSAVFTALGALLAAGDRVVAARSLFGSCFVVLNEILPRWGVETVFVDGPDLDQWREALSKPTTAVFFESPSNPMQEIVDIAAVSELAHAAGATVVADNVFATPLLQRCGDLGADVIVYSGTKHIDGQGRVMGGAILGTKEFIEGPVKQLMRHTGPALSPFNAWVLTKGLETMGLRVNHSSATALRLAEWLEEQPAVSWVKYPLLKSHPQYGLAAKQMSAGGTVLTLELAPSGGRSGKEAAFALLDGLRIIDISNNLGDSKSLITHPATTTHRAMGPEGRAAIGLSDGVVRLSVGLEDPDDLIRDLEQALKQI